One genomic region from Acidobacteriota bacterium encodes:
- a CDS encoding FliM/FliN family flagellar motor switch protein yields MDVSETKQDKGSGAGAATAEPPRDEGPGTAGAAPPQPPREDAAAPDAESAPAGADSAGGAAILEKLELPVEIRFGSLTWPLGKVLELRVGDALPIGQEDDDAVTLVVQGRPYAKGDLVVVDGRFAFRVASLLGGDE; encoded by the coding sequence ATCGACGTGAGCGAGACGAAGCAGGACAAGGGTTCCGGTGCCGGCGCCGCGACGGCCGAGCCGCCCCGGGACGAAGGCCCCGGGACGGCCGGTGCCGCTCCGCCGCAGCCGCCCCGGGAAGACGCCGCCGCTCCGGATGCCGAGTCCGCGCCCGCCGGGGCGGACTCCGCCGGCGGCGCCGCGATTCTCGAGAAACTCGAGCTACCGGTCGAAATCCGGTTCGGGAGCCTCACCTGGCCGCTGGGGAAGGTCCTCGAGCTGCGCGTCGGCGACGCCCTGCCGATCGGCCAGGAGGACGACGACGCCGTGACTCTCGTCGTGCAGGGCCGGCCGTACGCGAAGGGCGATCTGGTGGTCGTCGACGGCCGCTTCGCTTTCCGCGTCGCGTCGCTGCTGGGAGGAGACGAGTGA
- a CDS encoding flagellar hook basal-body protein: MFPQLYTAASGLIAGERALELVTNNLANVRTRGYRPDRPVFSSYLPPGSAPRAAGPAGPVPRGVALAGSYRPDLPGPIRPTGAPLDLAIQGKGWFRVATPRGLRLTRDGSFQRDAEGRLVTAAGDPVLDDRGRPIRLPAGRVEIATDGTVRAGDNVIARIGLADAEGRELEREGGSLWRPAGTPPVLAAGETHLLQGHLEESGVNATEELVRMIEAQRMFEMQQRMVHLTANELARRALEIGNPR, from the coding sequence ATGTTCCCGCAGCTCTACACGGCCGCATCGGGGTTGATCGCCGGCGAGCGGGCCCTCGAGCTGGTCACCAACAACCTCGCGAACGTCCGCACGCGCGGCTACCGGCCGGACAGACCGGTCTTCTCCAGCTACCTGCCGCCGGGATCCGCGCCGCGCGCCGCGGGCCCGGCAGGGCCGGTTCCGCGCGGCGTGGCGCTCGCCGGAAGCTACCGGCCCGATCTCCCGGGCCCGATCCGGCCGACCGGGGCGCCGCTCGATCTCGCGATCCAGGGAAAGGGCTGGTTCCGCGTCGCGACCCCGCGCGGTCTCCGCTTGACGCGCGACGGTTCGTTCCAGCGGGATGCGGAAGGGCGCCTGGTGACCGCGGCGGGCGATCCGGTGCTCGACGACCGCGGCCGCCCGATCCGCCTGCCGGCGGGGCGCGTGGAGATCGCCACCGACGGCACCGTGCGGGCGGGCGATAACGTGATCGCGCGCATCGGCCTGGCCGACGCGGAGGGGCGGGAGCTCGAGCGCGAGGGCGGTTCGCTCTGGCGGCCCGCCGGCACCCCGCCGGTTCTCGCGGCCGGCGAGACGCATCTCCTCCAGGGGCATCTGGAGGAATCCGGTGTCAATGCGACCGAGGAGCTGGTCCGCATGATCGAGGCCCAGCGCATGTTCGAAATGCAGCAGCGCATGGTTCACCTGACGGCGAACGAGCTGGCGCGCCGCGCGCTCGAGATCGGTAACCCGCGTTGA
- the flgG gene encoding flagellar basal-body rod protein FlgG, with amino-acid sequence MERSLWTAATGMAVQQTNMDVIAHNLANVNTTAFKKTRAEFQDLLYQTINAPGTASSASTNLPAGIQIGLGARTAAVKRLFLQGDFRPTDNPFDLVIEGDGFFRLTRPDGTAVYTRDGAFTTDENGNLVNALGYALDPPLTIPQDAKGLTVGRDGTVSVRLSDETVSQIGNIELASFINPAGLQAIGGNMFVATVASGDEIIGTPGQDGLGEIGQGFLETSNVSIVTELVDMISAQRAYELNSRSVRASDEMLRSLAQLVR; translated from the coding sequence ATGGAACGGTCACTGTGGACGGCGGCGACGGGGATGGCGGTCCAGCAGACCAACATGGACGTCATCGCCCACAACCTGGCGAACGTCAACACCACCGCGTTCAAGAAGACGCGCGCCGAGTTCCAGGATCTTCTCTACCAGACGATCAATGCGCCCGGCACCGCCTCGAGCGCCTCGACGAATCTGCCGGCCGGTATCCAGATCGGACTCGGCGCCCGCACGGCCGCGGTCAAGCGCCTGTTCCTCCAGGGGGATTTCCGGCCGACCGACAATCCGTTCGACCTGGTCATCGAGGGGGACGGCTTCTTCCGGCTGACCCGGCCCGACGGTACCGCGGTGTACACCCGTGACGGGGCGTTCACGACCGACGAGAACGGCAACCTGGTCAACGCCCTCGGCTACGCGCTCGATCCGCCGCTGACGATTCCCCAGGACGCGAAGGGTCTGACGGTCGGGCGCGACGGCACCGTCTCCGTCCGCCTGTCGGACGAGACGGTGAGCCAGATCGGCAACATCGAGTTGGCGAGCTTCATCAATCCGGCCGGCCTGCAGGCCATCGGAGGGAACATGTTCGTCGCCACCGTGGCCAGCGGTGACGAGATCATCGGGACGCCCGGCCAGGACGGGCTCGGTGAGATCGGACAGGGATTCCTCGAAACCTCCAACGTGAGCATCGTGACCGAACTCGTCGACATGATCTCGGCCCAGCGTGCCTATGAGCTGAACTCGCGATCGGTGCGGGCGTCGGACGAGATGCTCCGTTCGCTGGCTCAGCTCGTCCGGTGA
- the flgA gene encoding flagella basal body P-ring formation protein FlgA has translation MTLAALALLAAASGAAPETAALVVRLRPAVSAPAESSLRLSDVADLSGPLAERAAAVALGPAPAAGRRRGLSRLAVRSALERSGVPSGRVRFDGARVVQVTGLGQPVDTERVRRAIERALPEFFPGLTVRVEEVAVPRTLLVPPGDYEVELLRPRRAPVTGKLRLPVEVRPARGKPVRTGVLARIAAEGPQVVARRDVPRGAVLTARDVAVETRPLRPGGPWLASPAEAVGRIARRGLRAGEPVPAGVLGGAQAVEAGQSVVAVYRSGGVTLTLETVARAGGGVGAVVPVAGPGGRGVVKARVVAPGRVEVIGSDAAPAVE, from the coding sequence GTGACGCTCGCCGCACTCGCGCTCCTCGCCGCCGCCTCCGGCGCCGCGCCCGAAACCGCGGCGCTGGTCGTGAGGCTTCGCCCGGCGGTCAGCGCGCCGGCGGAGTCCTCCCTGCGGCTGAGCGACGTCGCCGATCTCTCCGGTCCGCTGGCGGAGCGGGCGGCGGCCGTCGCGCTCGGCCCGGCGCCGGCGGCGGGGCGCCGCCGCGGCCTCTCCCGGCTCGCGGTGCGCTCGGCGCTGGAGCGGTCCGGCGTGCCCTCCGGGCGCGTGCGCTTCGACGGGGCGCGAGTCGTCCAGGTGACCGGCCTCGGCCAGCCGGTCGACACCGAGCGCGTGCGCCGCGCCATCGAGAGGGCTCTTCCCGAGTTCTTTCCCGGCCTCACCGTGCGAGTGGAGGAGGTCGCCGTGCCGCGCACGCTTCTCGTGCCGCCCGGCGACTACGAGGTCGAACTTCTCCGGCCGCGTCGTGCCCCGGTGACGGGGAAGCTCCGCCTTCCGGTCGAGGTGCGGCCCGCCCGCGGGAAGCCGGTGCGGACGGGCGTCCTGGCCCGGATCGCCGCGGAAGGCCCTCAGGTCGTCGCGAGGCGGGACGTGCCGCGCGGCGCCGTGCTGACGGCGAGGGACGTGGCCGTGGAGACGCGGCCGCTGCGTCCGGGCGGGCCATGGCTCGCCTCCCCGGCCGAGGCGGTGGGACGGATCGCCCGCCGCGGGCTGCGCGCCGGCGAGCCGGTCCCCGCCGGCGTGCTGGGCGGCGCGCAGGCGGTCGAAGCGGGTCAGAGCGTCGTCGCCGTGTACCGCAGCGGCGGCGTCACTCTCACCCTCGAAACGGTGGCCCGGGCCGGGGGAGGCGTCGGCGCCGTGGTACCGGTCGCCGGACCCGGCGGCCGAGGGGTCGTCAAGGCGCGAGTGGTGGCGCCGGGGCGGGTCGAGGTGATCGGCTCCGACGCCGCGCCGGCCGTGGAGTGA
- a CDS encoding flagellar basal body L-ring protein FlgH — MADKARFQVALFVLGMLAAGCATTPGPQPGVDYGRLPPLNIAPPPEYLSEGSLFNESGAADLVADFRARHPGDVLFVTVTESSLGSTTADNKLDKSSSLKLEAPVIFGWENKAKGGLGPDFDPAVALDASTTKSFEGQGETTRQGHLSARIAVRVVAVGSDGRMVVAGSKQITVNHETETLTLAGIVRPEDIGPDNSILSSQIADLTIRYGGSGDVADVARQGWFHRLMAKIWPF; from the coding sequence ATGGCAGACAAGGCGCGCTTCCAGGTGGCACTCTTCGTCCTGGGGATGCTCGCGGCGGGATGCGCGACGACGCCCGGTCCCCAGCCGGGAGTCGACTACGGCCGGCTGCCGCCGCTCAACATCGCACCGCCCCCCGAGTACCTCTCCGAGGGATCGCTGTTCAACGAGAGCGGCGCGGCCGATCTGGTGGCCGATTTCCGCGCACGGCATCCGGGCGACGTCCTGTTCGTGACGGTGACCGAATCGTCGCTCGGATCGACGACCGCCGACAACAAGCTCGACAAGTCCTCTTCCCTCAAGCTCGAGGCCCCGGTGATCTTCGGCTGGGAGAACAAGGCCAAGGGAGGACTCGGACCCGATTTCGATCCGGCGGTCGCGCTCGATGCCTCGACGACCAAGAGCTTCGAGGGGCAGGGGGAGACGACCCGCCAGGGGCACCTCTCGGCGAGGATCGCCGTGCGCGTGGTGGCGGTCGGTTCGGACGGGAGGATGGTGGTCGCCGGGTCCAAGCAGATCACGGTGAACCACGAGACGGAGACGCTGACGCTCGCCGGAATCGTGCGTCCCGAGGACATCGGCCCCGACAACTCCATCCTTTCGTCGCAGATCGCCGATCTGACGATCCGCTACGGCGGGAGCGGGGACGTGGCCGACGTGGCCCGGCAGGGATGGTTCCACCGGTTGATGGCGAAGATCTGGCCGTTCTGA
- a CDS encoding flagellar basal body P-ring protein FlgI, whose protein sequence is MRRDRLVAAALLAAALSAGAVPAETPADDGGVALRDVVDIRGVRDNQLVGYGLVVGLAGTGDGTQAKFTIQSLANALKRMGVVVPPSAIRVRNAAAVMVTAELPAFARPGTRIDVNVASIGDAKSLTGGTLLRTPLRGPDGRIYALAQGPVSLGGGFAAQGAGASVTKNHTTTGTIPGGALVERAAGAPLEGRDSFDLQLRQPDFRTAQRIEEALQREFGAPLAHAVDAGTVRLSVPAGYADRPVQFLARALGVPVHPEAPARVVLNERTGTVVLGGDVRLSRVSVTHGNLTISVVDRYAVSQPAPLSPKGETVVVPEGEVVTEEEQGRTLSLGEGTRVEELVEALKKIGVTPRDMIAIFEAIRAAGALHAELVVI, encoded by the coding sequence ATGCGTCGCGATCGGTTGGTGGCCGCCGCTCTTCTGGCGGCAGCGCTGTCGGCGGGGGCGGTCCCGGCGGAAACGCCGGCCGACGATGGCGGCGTCGCTCTGCGGGACGTCGTGGACATCCGTGGCGTCCGCGACAATCAGCTCGTCGGCTACGGCCTCGTCGTCGGGCTGGCCGGTACGGGCGACGGCACCCAGGCCAAGTTCACCATCCAGAGCCTCGCCAACGCCCTCAAGCGGATGGGCGTGGTCGTGCCCCCCTCCGCCATCCGGGTGAGGAATGCGGCCGCCGTGATGGTGACGGCAGAGCTGCCTGCCTTCGCCCGGCCGGGAACGCGCATCGACGTCAACGTCGCGTCGATCGGCGACGCGAAGTCGCTCACCGGGGGAACGCTGCTGAGGACGCCGCTGCGCGGCCCCGACGGCCGGATCTACGCCCTCGCCCAGGGCCCGGTCAGCCTCGGCGGCGGGTTCGCCGCCCAGGGGGCCGGCGCCTCGGTCACCAAGAATCACACGACCACCGGCACGATTCCCGGCGGCGCCCTGGTGGAACGGGCCGCCGGGGCTCCGCTCGAGGGCCGAGACAGCTTCGACCTCCAGCTCCGCCAGCCCGACTTCCGCACCGCACAGCGGATCGAAGAGGCGTTGCAGCGGGAATTCGGCGCGCCGCTGGCGCACGCGGTGGACGCCGGCACCGTGCGGCTCTCCGTTCCCGCCGGCTACGCCGACCGGCCGGTCCAGTTCCTGGCCCGGGCGCTCGGCGTCCCCGTCCATCCGGAGGCGCCGGCGCGGGTGGTCCTCAACGAGCGGACCGGAACGGTGGTCCTCGGCGGCGATGTGCGGCTCTCCCGCGTCTCCGTGACGCACGGAAACCTGACGATCAGCGTGGTCGACCGTTACGCGGTCAGCCAGCCGGCTCCGCTCTCCCCGAAGGGAGAGACGGTCGTGGTTCCCGAGGGCGAGGTGGTGACCGAAGAGGAGCAGGGACGGACCCTGAGCCTCGGCGAGGGGACGCGGGTCGAGGAGCTGGTCGAGGCGCTCAAGAAGATCGGCGTGACCCCGCGAGACATGATCGCCATCTTCGAGGCGATCCGCGCCGCGGGAGCGCTCCACGCCGAGCTGGTGGTGATCTGA
- the flgM gene encoding flagellar biosynthesis anti-sigma factor FlgM, with protein MKIPGSDPLHRLRDLLDRLEGGRTAGRAGPGSSEGPAESGGADSVQLSERARELQRLRAALMETPDIRQELVDRLRDEIASGRYRIDGTRIADELLREADRLAVPADDGRGDA; from the coding sequence ATGAAGATCCCCGGATCCGACCCGCTCCACCGGCTGCGGGACCTCCTGGACCGGCTCGAGGGCGGGCGCACCGCCGGGCGGGCCGGGCCCGGATCGAGCGAGGGCCCGGCGGAAAGCGGCGGGGCCGACAGCGTGCAGCTCTCCGAGCGGGCCCGCGAGCTCCAGCGCCTCCGCGCGGCGCTCATGGAGACACCCGACATCAGGCAGGAGCTGGTGGACCGCCTCCGGGACGAGATCGCCTCCGGCCGGTACCGGATCGACGGCACGCGGATCGCCGACGAACTGCTCCGGGAGGCGGACCGTCTCGCCGTTCCCGCCGACGATGGCCGCGGCGACGCCTGA
- the flgK gene encoding flagellar hook-associated protein FlgK, which yields MSAFSHLWLGVTALRAFRRGMDTAGYNVANANTPGFSRRRVELAPLEPSAAAYNVPGLGVGVAAVRRDRDPFLDFATRREMSRLGGDAARTEVLTALEPALTAVDGSALTGPLGDLFDAFEALAVQPDDPALRRDAIAAAENLAAAIRRFDARLAEARRAADSRVADAVDRINEITRRLAQINAQQPVIEAGGPEASDLRDERDRLLDELSHLAGVQVVYDERGRANVFLQATGDALVTGTTDMPLRLSPDGEGMQRVYVSRGGERVDLTGVLRLGKLGGLLAARDETLVAYRDRLDAFATAVIEEFNAAHRAGFDLDGQPGLALFLPDPPGARPAAAIEVNTSVADDPRRVAAASAAGEPGNNENALALAGLRESTPAGLGGQTLLEAASALVGEIGRDAATADLSRQASASIVSSFESRRQEVSGVSLDEEAANLARWEQSFQAAARFMKVVNDVTEVALQILR from the coding sequence GTGAGCGCGTTCTCCCACCTGTGGCTCGGCGTCACCGCCCTGAGGGCGTTCCGCCGGGGGATGGACACCGCGGGCTACAACGTGGCCAATGCGAACACGCCGGGCTTTTCGCGCCGGAGGGTGGAGCTTGCACCGCTCGAGCCCTCGGCGGCGGCGTACAACGTCCCGGGCCTCGGCGTCGGTGTGGCGGCGGTCCGCCGCGACCGCGACCCGTTCCTCGACTTCGCCACCAGGCGCGAGATGAGCCGGCTCGGCGGCGACGCGGCGCGCACCGAGGTGCTCACCGCCCTCGAGCCCGCTCTCACCGCCGTGGACGGATCGGCCCTGACAGGCCCCCTGGGGGACCTGTTCGACGCGTTCGAGGCGCTGGCCGTCCAGCCGGACGACCCCGCCCTGCGGCGCGACGCGATCGCGGCCGCGGAGAACCTCGCCGCCGCGATCCGCCGCTTCGACGCGCGACTCGCCGAGGCGAGACGCGCGGCCGATTCGCGGGTGGCCGATGCGGTGGACCGCATCAACGAGATCACGCGCCGGCTCGCCCAGATCAACGCGCAGCAGCCGGTGATCGAAGCGGGCGGCCCGGAGGCGAGCGACCTGCGCGACGAGCGCGACCGGCTGCTCGACGAGCTGTCGCACCTCGCCGGCGTTCAGGTCGTCTACGACGAGCGCGGCCGCGCCAACGTCTTCCTCCAGGCCACCGGTGACGCGCTGGTCACGGGTACGACCGACATGCCGCTCCGGCTCTCTCCCGACGGGGAGGGGATGCAGCGCGTGTACGTTTCCCGGGGCGGCGAGCGAGTCGACCTGACCGGCGTCCTGCGCCTGGGGAAGCTCGGGGGCCTCCTCGCCGCGCGCGACGAGACGCTCGTCGCCTACCGCGACCGGCTCGACGCCTTCGCGACGGCCGTCATCGAGGAGTTCAACGCCGCACACCGGGCCGGTTTCGATCTCGACGGCCAGCCGGGCCTGGCGCTCTTCCTCCCCGACCCTCCGGGAGCGAGGCCGGCGGCGGCGATCGAGGTCAACACGTCGGTGGCGGACGATCCGCGCCGCGTGGCTGCCGCGTCGGCGGCCGGCGAGCCGGGCAACAACGAGAACGCGCTGGCGCTGGCCGGCCTGCGCGAGAGCACGCCGGCGGGACTCGGCGGACAGACGCTGCTCGAGGCCGCCTCGGCGCTCGTCGGGGAGATCGGCCGGGACGCGGCCACGGCGGACCTCTCCCGGCAGGCGAGCGCCTCGATCGTCTCCTCGTTCGAGAGCCGGAGGCAGGAGGTCTCCGGCGTGAGTCTCGACGAGGAAGCGGCCAATCTCGCCCGCTGGGAGCAGTCGTTCCAGGCGGCCGCGCGCTTCATGAAAGTCGTCAACGACGTGACCGAGGTCGCGCTGCAGATCCTGAGGTGA
- a CDS encoding flagellar assembly protein FliW: MKARARADGGRVAGDGAESVIRFPDALPGLEGAHAWQLVEHPEALPFLWLRSVDRPPLALLVVDPRVIRPDYAPNVSAGDLERIGLAPGAPRIDLVVVTLREGGRATANLRAPLLINPEKMLGAQVILTDPSWPLHHPIAGAGAEAGGTGRSRTCSSSAGNKGSRSSSGSASRSRSSESTASR; encoded by the coding sequence ATGAAGGCACGGGCCAGGGCGGACGGCGGGCGGGTCGCGGGTGACGGGGCGGAGTCGGTGATCCGATTCCCCGACGCTCTCCCCGGCCTCGAGGGCGCCCACGCGTGGCAGCTCGTGGAACACCCCGAAGCGCTCCCGTTCCTCTGGCTCCGGTCGGTCGACAGGCCGCCCCTGGCCCTCCTCGTCGTCGATCCCCGGGTGATCCGACCGGACTACGCGCCGAACGTTTCGGCGGGCGACCTGGAGCGGATCGGTCTCGCGCCGGGGGCGCCCCGCATCGATCTCGTCGTCGTGACGCTGCGCGAGGGGGGCCGGGCCACCGCCAACCTGCGGGCCCCGCTTCTCATCAACCCGGAGAAAATGCTCGGCGCTCAGGTGATTCTGACGGATCCCTCGTGGCCGCTCCATCACCCGATCGCCGGTGCCGGCGCCGAAGCCGGCGGGACAGGGAGGTCCCGAACATGCTCGTCCTCAGCCGGAAACAAGGGCAGTCGATCCTCATCGGGGAGCGCATCAAGGTCAAGGTCATCGGAATCCACGGCCAGCAGGTGA
- the csrA gene encoding carbon storage regulator, which produces MLVLSRKQGQSILIGERIKVKVIGIHGQQVRIGIEAPPTVPVVRDELHRAVAEANRQASHAGARSVEELAGVFRSLGREREEER; this is translated from the coding sequence ATGCTCGTCCTCAGCCGGAAACAAGGGCAGTCGATCCTCATCGGGGAGCGCATCAAGGTCAAGGTCATCGGAATCCACGGCCAGCAGGTGAGGATCGGCATCGAGGCGCCGCCGACGGTTCCCGTGGTTCGGGACGAGCTTCACCGGGCCGTCGCGGAGGCCAACCGGCAGGCTTCCCACGCGGGCGCGAGGTCCGTGGAGGAGCTGGCCGGCGTGTTCCGCTCTCTCGGCCGCGAGCGGGAGGAGGAGCGATGA
- a CDS encoding HDOD domain-containing protein: protein MSGNSSVLEGAAAFTERLDQLPPMPQAVARLLRMLDAPETTPADLQKVIETDPALVASLLRLVNSAMFNWPQQITTISHAIMLIGFLRLRSLALATVAAGLKNAIPALAAEARDILWDHAVATALGARLTCERFRMTWGEEAFVAGLLHDCGRLAMLALEPVAYAPMISNEVLPDCVRERDTFGTDHQEVGAALLAQWRLPKRLVLAAGRHHDPEALGQDHGSLLAMVVLGDSLVDQRSEGDPWRAAEALGLDREALEAALPAIREEVRRVRAELMRL from the coding sequence ATGAGCGGCAACTCTTCCGTCCTCGAGGGGGCGGCGGCGTTCACCGAGAGGCTGGATCAACTCCCGCCGATGCCTCAGGCGGTGGCGCGCCTCCTCCGCATGCTCGACGCACCGGAAACCACGCCTGCGGATCTCCAGAAGGTCATCGAAACCGATCCCGCGCTGGTGGCCTCCCTGCTGAGGCTGGTGAATTCGGCGATGTTCAACTGGCCCCAGCAGATCACGACGATCTCGCACGCCATCATGCTCATCGGTTTTCTGCGGCTGCGTTCCCTGGCCCTCGCTACCGTGGCGGCGGGTCTCAAGAACGCGATCCCGGCGCTCGCCGCCGAGGCGCGCGACATCCTCTGGGACCACGCCGTGGCCACCGCCCTCGGCGCGCGGCTCACCTGCGAGCGGTTCCGGATGACGTGGGGGGAGGAGGCGTTCGTCGCGGGACTGCTGCACGACTGCGGGCGGCTCGCGATGCTGGCGCTGGAGCCGGTGGCGTACGCGCCGATGATCAGCAACGAGGTTCTTCCGGACTGCGTGCGCGAGCGCGACACGTTCGGGACCGATCACCAGGAGGTCGGCGCGGCTCTGCTGGCCCAGTGGCGCCTGCCGAAGCGTCTGGTGCTGGCGGCCGGCCGGCACCACGACCCCGAGGCGCTCGGCCAGGACCACGGTTCCCTCTTGGCGATGGTCGTTCTCGGAGACAGCCTGGTGGACCAGCGCAGCGAGGGGGATCCGTGGCGGGCGGCGGAGGCGCTGGGGCTCGACCGCGAGGCCCTCGAGGCGGCCCTCCCGGCAATCCGGGAGGAGGTCCGCCGGGTGCGCGCCGAGCTGATGCGGCTGTGA
- a CDS encoding flagellar motor protein MotB, with product MQPPADEPKKGAPEWVVTFGDMMSLLLCFFVLLLSFSTMETERFKVIAGYLREAFGVQTMRHYTEIPSGDTVIAVEFNPPTYTAEAIFEEVVQKLRTFGYEGLVEAERTDEGVRVRVDGELLFPPASTAIDEESMEFLSAVAATIKESGAKVIVEGHTDNLPIRSERFPSNWELSAGRAAAVVRFFESQGVPPARMQAVGYGPTRPVADNATPEGRRKNRRVEIVIQTSQSDGKGRR from the coding sequence ATGCAACCGCCCGCAGACGAACCGAAGAAGGGCGCTCCCGAGTGGGTCGTCACCTTCGGCGACATGATGTCGCTCCTCCTGTGCTTCTTCGTGCTGCTGCTGAGCTTCAGCACGATGGAGACGGAGCGCTTCAAGGTGATCGCCGGATACCTCAGGGAGGCGTTCGGCGTCCAGACGATGCGCCACTACACGGAGATCCCCTCCGGCGACACCGTGATCGCCGTCGAGTTCAATCCGCCCACGTACACCGCCGAGGCGATCTTCGAGGAGGTGGTCCAGAAGCTCCGCACGTTCGGCTACGAGGGTCTCGTCGAGGCCGAGAGGACCGACGAGGGCGTCCGTGTGCGGGTGGACGGCGAGCTCCTCTTCCCGCCGGCGAGCACCGCGATCGACGAGGAGTCGATGGAGTTCCTCTCCGCGGTCGCCGCGACGATCAAGGAGTCGGGGGCGAAGGTGATCGTCGAGGGCCACACGGACAACCTGCCGATCCGCTCGGAGCGCTTTCCGAGCAACTGGGAGCTGTCGGCGGGGCGAGCGGCGGCCGTGGTCCGCTTCTTCGAGTCCCAAGGGGTCCCGCCGGCCAGGATGCAGGCCGTGGGTTACGGGCCGACGCGGCCCGTCGCCGACAACGCCACACCCGAGGGCCGCCGCAAGAACCGCCGCGTGGAGATCGTGATCCAGACGTCGCAGTCGGACGGCAAGGGCCGGCGATGA
- a CDS encoding motility protein A, with the protein MDLSTIIGLVLGTVLVLASIFVGENPVIFLNLPSALVVVGGTLGATFIKNPLNRVFGTVSVVKNAFFGKMTPIGELIATIVELSRKARRESLLSLEKVKIDDPFLAKAIRLAVDGMEPAAIRTVLETEINFLAQRHKIGQDLLEGMATSAPAFGMIGTLIGLVQMLSSMEDPSTIGPSMAVAILTTLYGAIIANLFAAPLAEKLKNRSRDEVNCRLLVLQGVLSIVEGDHPASVEQKLSAYLEPKQRKALEKKAA; encoded by the coding sequence ATGGACCTTTCCACCATCATCGGGTTGGTGCTGGGGACAGTTCTCGTCCTCGCGTCCATCTTCGTCGGCGAGAATCCGGTCATCTTCCTCAACCTGCCGTCGGCCCTCGTGGTCGTGGGGGGCACGCTCGGCGCGACCTTCATCAAGAATCCGCTCAACCGCGTCTTCGGCACCGTCAGCGTGGTGAAGAACGCCTTCTTCGGCAAGATGACCCCGATCGGCGAACTCATCGCCACGATCGTGGAGCTGTCGCGGAAGGCGCGGCGAGAGAGCCTTCTCTCCCTGGAGAAGGTCAAGATCGACGATCCCTTCCTCGCCAAAGCGATCCGCCTCGCGGTGGACGGCATGGAACCCGCCGCGATCCGGACCGTCCTCGAGACCGAGATCAACTTCCTCGCCCAGCGGCACAAGATCGGCCAGGACCTCCTGGAGGGGATGGCGACCTCGGCACCCGCGTTCGGGATGATCGGGACGCTGATCGGGCTCGTGCAGATGCTCTCCTCGATGGAGGATCCGAGCACCATCGGTCCGTCGATGGCCGTCGCGATCCTGACGACACTGTACGGAGCGATCATCGCGAACCTGTTCGCAGCCCCGCTGGCGGAGAAGCTCAAGAACCGCAGCCGGGACGAGGTCAACTGCCGGCTCCTGGTCCTGCAGGGAGTGCTGTCGATCGTGGAGGGGGACCATCCCGCCTCGGTCGAACAGAAGCTGTCGGCCTACCTCGAGCCCAAGCAGCGCAAGGCGCTCGAGAAGAAGGCCGCCTGA